The window GAAGCTATAGTTATTTGCGTCAAGTGTCATGATGCCGGGGAACACCGGTAATGCTACCATTCGTTATGTCTATTTACTTGTATTTGTTCATGATAAGTTGCTGCAAATCTTTCTTTATTGTGGTGGGCCCAAAATGGGATAAAATATTCAAAGACGTAAATGTGATTGCATCACAGTAAAACGTTAATCATGTTAAAGCACGTTCGCCTTTCCTTATTCGTGGGAAAGAAGTAGGTTATCTTCAGAATAAAAAAACACGCCTTTATGAGTTGAAATGGGCTTAAGCCCCACATATGTTTCCAATTAAGGTGCAACAagctttttctgaaaataagtacttatttctGTAAAATAAGATAAGGCGGACGGGCATTTTATTAGTAATGGCATAAGAATCTAGCTGTAGTTATTATGGGGATATTTGGCTTgagttatattacaaaaataagtgcttattttgaataaaaatttcacaAACATACTCTTTTCCGGAATTAAGTAATTAAGGAGCATTTAACATCCCTTTTATTTGCAGAAACAAGTTTATTTTCAGAAAAGATTACACATTTGCATACTTCAGGAATAAGCtgacttatttctgaaaataaggTATTCCACGGGGCCTATGTAGTCATATATAGTCAGATCTTTAAGATCTAAGGAGataatttattactccctctgtccctctaggttctttacagtttcctcttttggacgtcccactcatttctttacattacaaaactttcctaaaatagttaatgagtcccaccactttcccattttttcttccttttcacactacttttactccactatgtcccttttatatattaaaaacaccgcttcacccacttttctttctctttttcactactttatacatatttcttaacctccgtgcccaaattcaatgtaaagaattgagggggacggagggagtatatcttaCCCTTCATAATCTATATTTAAGTTTACATGAGTGCATTTTTCTTTACCAGAACACAGCGAATTGCatctttgataaaaaaatttatcaaccTCATTTTTTGAACTTCATTTGTTTTGAAGGGGAGGGGAAGGTAGTTTTTTTATTGTAGCCGAGTTTACGTACTGCCTTGCACAATTAATCTCTATGTGAAGGAGATCAGGAGAATATACTTGGGATTAGTATATTGTATCAGTGTTAACCTCTAAGAGAAATGTGCTCATTACCATTACAGTATTTTCAGTTAGTTCTGGTTTAAATGGTTTAGGTGATTAGGTCTTGATTTATTAAAGGTTGTCCGTTAAAATGCATTTGCAAATGTCAATACTACGTAAATTTAATATGTATACATCTCTATTATGCATTGATATATGTGagattataatcataattttctaTCAAAGAATACTGACAAGGTTAAACCATAAAGCTCTACAATATAtgacacatatataattttatatgtatataaaggaCAGATATGTGTTCATTTTTTGTGGAATTACACATAAGATATTAGGTGGGTGGAGTTGCTGACCATAGATATTAGGCAGGGAAGTAAAAAGGGTGAACTTGATGTAAAAAATATAGAGCTTATTGCAATTCGCACCCCTAGACTTTGGCCCAAAAACATTTTAGTATGCaaactttagataattgcaCTTCGCCACCCACAGGTATTTTGTGCGCGGCAATTCTCACCCTTTCCGTCAACCTCCGTTAAATATTTGTGTTTAACGTTAATTAAGGCATGGGTAAAATGGGAAAAACGTATTTTAAGGTCTTCTTCCCCATTTTAATgtatataaaccctaatttcatgTTCATTAGCCCTAATTTACCACCACTTTGTTCCATAACCGTTACGAAACCCAAAAATTCTCCATCCCCATCTGAATATACCCTCGAAACATTGGAACAAGGTAGTTATTGGACTATCCGATTGCGGTCAAACTCACTGTACTTAATTGATACTAATGCCTAAAATCTACAGAATGCTTCCAATTGGTGCAAGTAGTGCATTTATATTCACAAGCAAAGCATCTTACATGGAAGTGTTTCTTTCTACTTCATAACGTACATACACAAAGTAATGCTACTGCCATGGAACAGTAGAGACTCTTAGTTTTGGGTTTGAATCACCGTTAGTGTTTATAGCTGAGTTGAATCGCTGAGTAGTCTGTGTATAGCACCGAGTCACTTGATTTCTTTGAGTTTCGTTTCGTTTGAGTTTGCTGCAGAGTTGTTTTTTTACTAGTGTTGATTAATGTTTTGAGTTTGTAGATTTGTATGCGCCAGTGTAGTTTGTTTTGCTCTGCTGGTTTTTCGTCTTGTGGTTTCGTCGAGTTCAGCTAAGAGTTGTGTATTCTGCAGATTTGCCTAAGTCAGCTGAATTAACCCACTAATAGTGGGTttgttgtttaatttttttaaatatcataaTTACCCTCAACTTTTTAACAGAACCGTTAAGTTTTGACGGAAAGGGTGGAAATTGCCGCGCACAAAATACCTGTGGGTGGCGAAGtgcaattatctaaagtttGCATACTAAAGTGTTTTTGGGCCGAAGTCTAGGGATGCGAATTGCAATAAgctcaaaaatatattacttaaagCTTTGAAGGAATCCTTGCAAATCAATGGGACATTTCAAAAGAGTTATGGTTGCAAATGGAgagaaacagagggagtatatggtTTATTGCTTTTTCACCTAAAACTCAGCAAGaatcaattttcttattttcatcTACTGGTACCCCTCTACTTTTGGTAAAAGAGGTCGAAAATCCAAACTTTAGTGGAGGCGAGTTTGTCTTGATGTTCAATTTATGCAATTATCTTTCCACTAAAATTAAGGGGGGgaaaattcaatttttcaatATGTTCTTCAATACCATGGTCTTAGAAGTTAGAATTATCAACCATGTCTATTAAAGTATTACTAATCTGTATCTAATGAAACAGTCAATAATACGGTTAAACAATTGAACGTTAATGGAAAATTTAAGCCTTTCTATAAATCGCCTTgcaatttttcttaataaaagcacatttaaaaatatgtatcttTACAGCACCATTAGGGATTTTATCCAGAACAAAGGTCAAGAACAACTATAAGCTACTtgcatatttgtatataaagtACTATTTGGTCATGTCTACTTCTTATATTTATCTATGTTTGAAGTCTGTAAACATTTTTCTAATGGCTCCGTGTGTATTCAACAGTTACTGTTCTCCAGCATGGCCTAAAAACTTCGAGGATGACGTTGACTGGATATGCAGTGATTGCATACTGCATAATGCAGAACAGTCTATTTCAGCAAATCCTGTTTGTAGACATCCGAACGATGTTACAGAAATCGATTTGAGGGACACATGCATAGTTTCTCAGAAGGAGATACAGATAGGTGAAAGTATCGATGCTCTTCAACCCTGTAAGGTGCACCTGGAGGAGGTGCATCCGGAGGTTGACTTGGTTAAAAGCTCTCCTTTGGTTAAGAACAAACGTACTTCATGTTTAAACATGAATATTGATAACTTTCAGAAGTCTGTGCATGAAGAAATGCCAACTAGCAAAGATGAAGATTACTTGAGTGTTGAAGTTGGCAGCGGTGAGACTTCTCAGGCTATAACAGATGATACATCAACTACTTTGGAAGCTTATGGTGTTGGCCAAGCACAACCATGCAGTGAACCAACATGGAGGTAAGATGGCTAGCTTATGAAGTATATCTGTACTGTAGCATGAAACTCAATAGTCAAAAAAGAATGTGGCGCCTTATTTCATAACTTCTGTTAAATGTACAGAGGAGGTTTCAGTGTCTCCAGTGACAATTTCTGCACAGTAATGAAATTGGCGTCTCATTTATCGAACATAGCATCAACTAAAGTATTTGAGGCAGCACAACAGTTCCCATCAGTGCTTCACTTGGATATATATCCTAGGCTTCATATTTGGCCTAAATCATTCAGTAGATCAGAGCCAACTGGTGGACAAATTGGCATGTACTTCCTTCCTGAAACTGAAAGGTAGTTTAGTTAATGTTAATAATTAGTGTTGTTCGTAGATTCATCTTTCTTGCACTCTCTCTCTTTaacacgcacacacacacacacacacacacacacacacacactatacaTACATGTGTGCGCGCGCACACGTATTAACATGTGTTCACATGAATTTCTACAGTGATGAATGCCTCTACAAAAGCCTGCTAGATCGCATGATTGATGAAGATCTTGCACTCGTGGCTGTCATTGACAGTTTAGAACTATTGGTATTTACATCTCTTCGACTGCCCAAAGAATGTTGGAGTGAGTGCAAGCAGCTTCCATAAAGAAATAACatacataattattattaattatgtttCAGATTTGAATTTAACTATTTCACCTAAAATTTAATGAGATCTTGGATAATTATTATGCAGGACTAGCGGAAAATTATTATCTTTGGGGTGTCTTGAAGAAAAGTTCCCCACTTAGTGGACCCTTGTGATAGGGAGTTAATATTACCATCTCAGATTATAAGGTAGCCTTGTAGCAGATTGCAGACTGTAGAATCCTCATACTACTCCAGGCAATGGTGGTATATTTCCATCCATCCGATTTGCTTTCTCTTCCAGCATGCTATTGCTTCTCTCTCCATTGGCATCACACCGTGCCTTATAGTACTTCCATATCCACCGGTGTTATCTATTTACAGATATCCAGTTGTATCGGTGCTGGTATTAATTTCATCAAAACATCCAAAGAGCAGTGACCTGTCcagaaatataaattagtaatttaattaaaatgatataaatcAATGTTTTCACTATAATTATGTGTTGTATAAATATTCCTAGTGGAAGaacttttgtttaatttttgagACATACAAGAAGCGGGGATGGTTGCCTGTATTAATTTTAACCTAATTACAGATATGTCTGAATAATTTGGTTGCAGACCTTCACATTCTCTTTTTTGTATCTTTTGACAAGTGAGACCAATAGACATCTTTGGCTTACCAAATTATATTTCCACTAGCTCCTATCTCCTTCGGCACTGGGTAAGTAAGTCTTTGACATTTTGACCCTGATACGCTGTTACTAATGCTTGAAGTTATTAccttgggatgcattggaggaATTGATTTTTCATTCTTGGATGTTGATAACAAATAAAATGGAATTCTCTTTTGGCTATGTCCTCCTAATCTATAAATAATCAGAAGTAGTTAATAGACAGGGATTAGTAATTCTGACTTGCTCTTTGTTGATTCATACCTTAAGTTAAGTAGTATATGTGGTAAATGCTGAAGTGCAAGATCTAGAGAATTTATGTCAAGTCAGTTGGGAGAATATAAATTCAGTGTTAACTTTTTCCTTTCCGTTCCTAGTTTTTTCTAAATCTTTCTTGAACCAACATTTTTTTCGGAATTAAATTTCTAACATCACATTTTCTTCCCAGCTTATAAGAAATTTTGAGTTTTACATTTCTACTGATATCACATGTTTCTTCTGAAAATCTACCTCTGCCAATATACTTTGACTGGGTGATCAAAAGAAACATCTCAATGTTTGTCATTTTGacaaatcaataaattataCACATTAATGTAGAAATTGTAGTGGGGGCAGGTTTGACAGTTGAGAGATGTGAAGTTTCTATAATGGATAAAAGTATATTAAAGAGTAAAGACTCCTCTCTACCTGCCATTGCTGCCACTATATAAATCCTTAATTGCATGTAGGGTAGCATCCCCATATGTCaacatagtactccctccgtccccctcaattgtttacattggagggggacacgaacaccaagacaatgtataaaaaatgagtaaagttagatgaaaagtggtgggacctatcaatatttaataatagatttgagataatggaggaagatagtgggtgtaatagtagtttttattgttaaatatgagatagtaggggaagatagtgggtgtaatgatgagaaaaacttactatttatagtaacgtaaagaaatgagagggacatcccaaaatagtaaccgtagaaatgagagggacagagggagtatacaaaatattttattacaagGCAATCATTCAGACACAGGCTAGCTGATTTACTACAAATTAATCATATGAAAAACAACAAATGAATGAAACAAACAAGAAAAAACAAGCTATCATATATTTTACTAGTATCATTTTACATTACATAAGAACATTACATCAAAAATTTCTGTATAATCAAAATATAGACTACCAATTAGTAAATGAAGCAATAATCATAACCTCACCAACTTTCTGTGCTTACTAAATATACTGGAAAACCTAAATTCAATCTTCTTCCGTTTCAGCGCTGCTGCAGATAAATAGAAGCAGTTTCTTGTGATCAGGTCTGCGTATATCTGAAACTTCTCCGTATATCTGGTATAACAGTTCAGCATAAGATTTTTGCTATAATTAGGGGTTAGAAGTCGAAGAAATTATTGAAAAGATCTACAGAGGGGGAAGTAGAGTAGTTTATATTAggagaaaataaattatttgaaggaCTAGGGATGAAGTTACTGGGCATGAAACTGCCGTCTATATTAAAATTCCTGCTGGTTTGTAACCCAGGGCTTAGGTCATGAAAGAAACTTAGAGGATTTGGATCAGACGACATTAATGGAGAAAAAAAGTTTGGGGGTATAGGTGGAAGAGAACTCGGACCAGGTGATAATATGCCGGGAAATAGCCCTGTAATTCTATCAATATCAGCAGTTAGATCTGAGCCATCAACCATTTGTTGAACATGACCATTTTGTTGTAAATTTCTTTTACCTTCCGGGGACTTTATTTTCTCTATGGAAGCATAACGAGCTGCTGGAGAAATTGCACCGCTATCTGGAAAGAATGAATGAGACGAAGAATGCACAGGAGACGACGAGGAAGTAGTGGAAGAATTAGGTCCTGTGAGACGTTGAACTAGTTGCATGAACTCATTAGGGTTTGCATGAATAATCTTCGGAGAAACTGTGTATATGATCACCGGAGGGCGGTGTACTGGAGGCGGCTGCTGATGCTGCTGTTGTGGAACAGGAGGAGGTTTTCTGATCTTATGAGAGTCTTTTCGCACTTTTAAAGGCGTCGGACGGGGGCCTTGGAGCTCCCGTCGGGGCGACTTTCCGTGACCGGAGAAGTCCATGTTGTGGTGGACAGAGTCAATGATGGGGAGAAAAGTATAAGCAGACGGTGGTGATGCTAAAGGCATTGTGTGTTTTCTAGCTTGACGAGGAAGATAATATTATAAGAGCCGACATGAAATATGTTCACAGTTGGATTCAGATGACTTggtagtatatatattgaataaacAAATAGAgttgttaaaatttaattacgAAACAGATGGTGAGTGGCTAGCTGCAATAATATTCTTTGGAGGGGCTGGGCCGGTTCCGTAGAATTATGGAGATTTGAAAGAGTCAAGTCTTCTAATAATCTGAAGatgataatttaataataatacataGATTAACACAGGTATGACCTGTGATAGGGTAGTTCTGATGCAAGCTTAGAATGGTGATTTATGACCCAGTGATAAAAGCTCATATTAGATAAAGCAATCAACGTCTAGAGCAATACTATTTCAGGGACAccaaaaaatatacatacatatataatgacAGATTTAtgtacttaaatatatatatatatatatatatatatatatatatatatatatattttaattgattatgtcattattcttaaaataatatttttgattatatcaTTGTAAAATTGTATAATTTGAGTGTATGTAAATTTTTCTTTCTAAGCTAGGCCTGAATTGGTATGCTAAGCTCTGTTTGAGCAATTTTGATTTGTTAGTTATCAGTGAATCATTAAAGATGCGATAATAAACATAAAAGTGATTAATATGTAACTTACgatctataaataattttttaaaaaaaatttaagtcaTTAAAAGAAATATCTTCAACTAATATCGACTAAGGGCACACAGAAAACATATATACTGGTCAACTTGCCAGAAAATATCACTGTACAGGAATCCATCATAAATTTGGTGTTAAGCATTTTCGtcttaaaaaacaaaataaattatgatgTCTATATCATccaatcaaaagtcaaaatttcAAGTCAGAATAgggaaatatatcaaaaatgtCTAGTAATCTTCCTGATTCCGCGAAGATTAGAAAATTTCTAGTAACATATAATTTTCGAAGGTGATTCGGAGTTGAACTGCAGTTGGCCTGATTCAGCCTCTTCACAGAAGAACGAGTCTCATAGTCAATTATATCGCTTTTCAATGTTCTTTTCTGCAAGTAGTTTCAGTTCATTTTGTCGTATACTGGGTTAAGTGGTCCTTCAATGCTCAAATATTGCTCCTTGAGTTATTTTGTAAACTGTTGTAAGTAGCCTCTCAGACTTTTAAAAATGTCTTTAAAAGATTCACGTGTATAAGCAACCTGTTCAAGCCCATTACTTGAAGACCCAAACAAGAGCCTGGGCCCTGGGTCCAGATTCCGTTGCTCCTGAACCAAAAATCTTGAAGGTAAAAATGGAACCGTGTATGATCAAATTCAGACGGAAACTCGAGTTTTCAAAATCACACCGCTTTATATTAATCGAGTTTGATTATAGATTTCAACTGAACTAAAAAATTCAAACCAAAAtgttaattttataaatgtacTGCTCATCACAGTTTAAAACTTTATATGACTTTTAATTTATTACATGAAAGAATAAAGACATTCTGTGATATAAGAAGATTAGCTtgccaaataaaattatataaatttttagggaAAATGAAATAAGGCATGCTGTATTTACAAAGATCTTCTTCCTACATACagggtttataattttttttaattaaaaggaGTAATAGTTCATAACCAAATTTACTCGTTTTTGGTATAGCCCTtacattatttcaaatattaaataaatgttattttttaatatgcagATCAACTATGATGAATATcagagtaatatatattatcatttatctctttattaatttttttttaatatcatagtgaatcaaaatatgatttttttttctgtagGGCTAGTTattccaaattttaattttaaattttttctcaaattacGTGGTCGacagttaatttcttttgatttgTCGATGAATGTATAAAATGTGAGGTCTGGTATTGTTTTTCTGATGCTACGAAGAATAAGTATATTATGTGATTGAAAAAGTGATTCCTATAGACATAGGAGCCGTTTGGACAAGcttaaaaaagtgacttcttgtttaaactaaagaagtggaatagaagtgagaagtaaataagttaataaagtgtttggaaaagaagcagaagctgtgaaagAGAAGTTAAGATTCCCAGCTTTTTAAAaatgcttctgcttctttacacaaacgggtcaagaaaagcgagaaacagcttctgcttctcctTCGCAAACAGACCCATAGTGTATAGGAATTACTTTTTCAATTATTAGTTTAGAAATCATAGAAGTGATATAAGAGGCTTCTGTAATATTCTATAGGGACTCAAGCTATTACAcagtaattttgaaaaaattaattcagATAGGCATGAGCTTTCGTGTCCTGAAGGGATGAGATAACACAAAGATATTCTACGTGGACTCAAGCTATTACGCAGTAATTTGGAAAAATTTAATCCAGATAGACATGAACCTTCGTATCCTGAAGGCATGAGATAACACAAAGACAGAGGAAGTAACTCTTATAGGCGTGGCGTTTTagaatatttgatatataagaCATATGATCTCTTTGCTTAGTTTATCTCGAAGCGAGATTGTCATAGCGCATACACAAGATATATGAGTCGTAGCATAGCGAGTCCAATATGACGCACAAGATGTATGAGCCGTAACCTAGCGAGTCCAAACGTAATAAGGCTAAGACTAACAATCCAAGACTACTCATCCCTTTTCTGGAAAGGGCTACATGCCTACATGACCCATGCTGAAATGAGAGTCTGCCTAGTCCCATGAAAATTTCAGACATAATATCTGAGAAATCGCGCGAACGCACaaagaaaattttgtattaatcaAAAGACTTCTTCCAACACACCAAGATAAATGTCTTTTTGacaaaaattcagcaaaacacATATGCACTTATAATCATGAATTTTTCTGATTCCAATCGAAAGATATAAGACTAAAAGTGATTAGTACTAGAGTTTATATGATTTACGGTTAAATACTTTTTGAATGAATAATCCAAAAATATATCAGAAAATCACTGAGGCCATGATATCACATATGACAGATTTTAATATATGGGCGAATGTAGAgtgtattatattatttgaaaaattattcatTGCACAAATGACATGTGAGTATTTAGAACAAATTTTGAGAGAATTTTTGGgctttcaacaattttaatatcatttatatGACATCTACCATGTACAAATATGACATCTAtcaattatattcataaaatatatacaaatattctaCTAACCTCATGCAACTGGCTGGCTGAGGATAACCCGAGATGAGCGAATAAAGAAATCGAAAATCGAAAATGAACGAAGAGAGATGTTTGACTTTGTAAAATTGTACTCGTATCATTGTACTCCATTGAAGTGGAGTATTGACTTCGAAAAGGATCCATGAACCTGGTGCAGAATGAAGTCCGAGATACCCAATAAGAGGACGAGGATCATGGTCAAAAGTTATTAAATATCTGAATTATTCTCACTCTAATTCCGGGTAGATatgattattaaattattagccACGGTGAATGTAGCGTTGGAATCAATTTTATTGGTGAAAGAGTGGCCACGTAACCCCTCTTAGCATGTGGTTTGCAACATGCCATGcaattaacaaaaattaaaaaccttTCTTTTAAGATAATCCTTTGTTGATCCCTATGCTACGAGAGTATGACTCTGTATGAGTAACATACGGTGCATGCATATACTATTCATTTTGACTGAAAGAATTACTTACAATCTGTATACACCTGGTTCACGCCGCAGGCCGCACAGATGGTCTGTTTTCTCCACATTTTTTATCGGTAAAACGGTACTCATGTTATAATTTGTATGGCTTTTCCCACTATTTTTACAGAGtcttgataatattttttttaaattcttataTACTCCTGTAACTCATCATCAGTGCACTTATTCCGGTATCGGAACTTGGACCTTCGATTTTGTGGATCAGCGGTTGAAGTTTTTAAGCATTATTATAACCTTTAATTTAAGccatataaaatcaatacaattACTTAATATTTCACTGtactaatattataattgttagATTACTTAATAATTCACTGCTACTAAAAACCTGATATTCAAATCCCGACATTaacatattactccctccgccccTTTTTATTTGACACATTTCTATTTTCATCGGTCAAATTGATTTTTTCTTTGTAAgttactctttcattatttttaaaaactgaaaattatatcttaaaatagattaaaagttacTTCAGGTGacatatttcttttatttttatcaattgCTAAAATCTTAACAAATTCTAGTCAAACTTTGATCAATTTGAACGGCACAAAATCAaaagtgacaactaaaaaacACGGAGAGAATacaatttatcaatttatatattaagataGTGCACAAATATATTGTCAACAATTTATGATCTTTATATGATACTGACTCGGTCCCACCCatctttttattcttttttttttatgtcttttccaatttttatatttcaaaacttattcaaaatgataaaaatttttaatataaaaactaattacTTCCgctattttcttatattatacTCACTTTAAATGGTAAGTATTAAGCAGAGCCATCACTTTCTAACAATTCCTTTACTTATTTTCTTAGTCCcaaactaaatataaatatttgggtGAAATGGAAGAAATATGcactatataaaaatatattttatttgaagaataaattattgtagtaatattttgtagcatCAATGTTATCACTGTATATAAATCTTTAGTTTCATAAACTTTGACAGGGTACTCctttaaataaaaataggaGTATATGATCCACAAATCAAATTTCGTTGTTGATTATACAGTTAACTACTCTCTTCGACCATTAAATTTCTTATAAAATGAACGCTtcactaaaattaaaatttcaattacaAGAAAATGACTCGATATATCCAGAAGATGGGAACATATATCAGCATAAATTTGCAAGGAGATGACCATCATAATGGCTAAACAAACGAGTACAGAAGTACCGATCAATTGGACAAGTCCCTCTTGTTATAAACTCTTGATCATCGAACAAgatgtataaaaaataaaatttagattgaGCTCATGGAGCAAGTAGAAACACAGAGGAAATCAACATCAATCAGTGTCAAGGGGTAACGAATACGGAAAATACACATGAAGAAATAAGAGACACGTCTAATCCGGCTACGCTGTAGTAGATTATTACTACGATAACAACCCCTCTTACATCTTTCATTTCACACGCCCTTCCTTGGCCCTGACGCTTCGCCAACCGCCCACGATCGATCCCACTCTCCTACACTCCCCTACCATCTCACTCAACTATATAAATCCACATTCTCCTCCACACTCTCTCTACACAATTTTCCCACTCCAAACAAGCCTCATTTTATGCAATGTTCACTGATAATGATCTCCAAATGTTACAATTTCCTCACATGCCGCTTGTGATGGATAGAAGCTGGAACAAGTCGAGCCAAGCTGAAATCGCACCGAATTGTCCGAGATGCGCCTCCCCGAACACCAAATTTTGTTACTACAACAATTATAGCTTGTCGCAGCCTAGGTACTTTTGTAAGGGCTGTAG of the Daucus carota subsp. sativus chromosome 4, DH1 v3.0, whole genome shotgun sequence genome contains:
- the LOC108219379 gene encoding PHD finger-containing protein 1, yielding MPGLQETVCQTCGDEGFSEAIVICVKCHDAGEHRYCSPAWPKNFEDDVDWICSDCILHNAEQSISANPVCRHPNDVTEIDLRDTCIVSQKEIQIGESIDALQPCKVHLEEVHPEVDLVKSSPLVKNKRTSCLNMNIDNFQKSVHEEMPTSKDEDYLSVEVGSGETSQAITDDTSTTLEAYGVGQAQPCSEPTWRGGFSVSSDNFCTVMKLASHLSNIASTKVFEAAQQFPSVLHLDIYPRLHIWPKSFSRSEPTGGQIGMYFLPETESDECLYKSLLDRMIDEDLALVAVIDSLELLVFTSLRLPKECWRLAENYYLWGVLKKSSPLSGPL
- the LOC108219380 gene encoding nuclear speckle RNA-binding protein B, which codes for MPLASPPSAYTFLPIIDSVHHNMDFSGHGKSPRRELQGPRPTPLKVRKDSHKIRKPPPVPQQQHQQPPPVHRPPVIIYTVSPKIIHANPNEFMQLVQRLTGPNSSTTSSSSPVHSSSHSFFPDSGAISPAARYASIEKIKSPEGKRNLQQNGHVQQMVDGSDLTADIDRITGLFPGILSPGPSSLPPIPPNFFSPLMSSDPNPLSFFHDLSPGLQTSRNFNIDGSFMPSNFIPSPSNNLFSPNINYSTSPSVDLFNNFFDF